A single Anabrus simplex isolate iqAnaSimp1 chromosome 10, ASM4041472v1, whole genome shotgun sequence DNA region contains:
- the LOC136881767 gene encoding sterile alpha motif domain-containing protein 5, protein MSSGNIVVEWLRSLHLGQYAESFIDNGYDDLEICKQVGDPDLDAIGVFNPAHRNRLLQSVRTLREEGAASVYFTLEETAAVHEECQCDTELVRIPRLQLKLLLKEKVAQDGIRLSNQPYSTKVSLRPSETKFLMYNNLCL, encoded by the exons ATGTCGAGTGGTAACATTGTGGTGGAATGGTTGCGGTCGCTACATCTCGGCCAGTACGCTGAATCCTTCATTGATAACGGCTACGACGACTTGGAGATTTGTAAACAAGTAGGCGATCCAGACCTGGATGCAATTGGTGTGTTTAATCCAGCCCATAGAAACCGTCTCTTACAATCAGTGCGTACCTTAAGGGAAGAAGGGGCTGCGTCCGTTTATTTCACTCTAGAAGAAACAGCGGCTGTCCACGAGGAATGTCAGTGTGACA CAGAACTTGTAAGGATTCCTAGACTTCAGCTCAAGCTACTACTGAAGGAGAAGGTAGCTCAGGATGGCATTCGCCTCAGCAACCAGCCCTACTCAACAAAGGTAAGTTTACGTCCTTCTGAAACcaaatttttaatgtataataatcTATGCCTTTGA